The following coding sequences are from one Megachile rotundata isolate GNS110a chromosome 13, iyMegRotu1, whole genome shotgun sequence window:
- the Sema5c gene encoding semaphorin 5c isoform X1, which translates to MPSRYPRETTDRRTTCFLSIRRRSVRRGRVDEPVPAKIGRLESPMRIDRCPLARLAAFTLLASIRAGDDFRSISYEDLTDTSLFQQEGVTTYSQLLFDVARQQVVVGARDNLYRLTLNSLTPLEHASWPAPDDKINTCQNKGQSVEDCRNYVKVLLSNGKSLFTCGTYAFSPWCTWREIENISSVTSEMSGVAMCPYSPRANVTALLARGSTGGLFTGAPTDFSGADAAICRTLAPPNLRTHQYDSRWLNDPQFVGSFETEDHVYFLFRESAVEYINCGKKIYSRIARVCKNDRGGQIMMREVWTTFSKARLNCSLPGEFPFYYDEIQGAVYHPEEDTVYATFTTPTNGIAGSAICAFNMSAITASFNGPFKHQENLGAAWERRPVPHHDRQRCSVSANILPHEIIDNQRYQLMDDAVQSTTLEPLRTTILERYTHIAIDVTPTKLHRGVTVLYVATDVGLIKKISVLPRTRETCIVEVWGPLPSNPTVLQFLKDTQSLYVGTEVGLLRIPAAQCHRHRSRRACLNAQEPYCGWNEHLMKCAPAPKQNHLANHWHQEVTKCPVLTDPVDGGWGAWSPWSPCQHGVAEQSRSRSHPHVGHSRSEHENADSCQCQTRECDNPPPQHGGADCTGTRVRVTNCTVHGDWTAWSAWSACSQTCGFAMKTRRRSCTNPAPAFGGRVCVGHDHDDIVCIDLPPCPTPAKVTPPPQTGQWSPWGPWNSCSRPCNAGIRIRRRTCENPSPRKGSTVLECNGCDFQVEDCNSHQCVETKRYSGWTPWLAANASLQNGNVGYVEKRFRFSCRAQTDDPSSVRVQLAKEEERYCRNDGSCLRGNANQNGYADLATESGWSGWGEWSSWKQCDRPCGGGSQYRVRQCESPPCDGGSSLQTRLCNAHPCRTYASDGTGTGPTTEGQWSCWTDWSECSVSCGSGVRTRTRECLGPESCEGPRLVRETCEMPSCESLLGWDAWSRWTPCGDDHQQHRKRQCIQRGPGACLGSSRETRDCLPDCTENGKWMVNRKRRKRANLFSFSDVNALRSSVEHSGATIGAVVGSCVVGFVVGLALTAVLSFCYLKRRKQRIPGSPHYISKQNPYVTVPLKEVNAKRQPSFSGSTNGTGTLRTKNNPNVNGLGSPKLYPKSLDYESATLKRNSHGQQHVRVDLDQDKYY; encoded by the exons ATCTGACGGACACTAGCCTGTTCCAACAGGAGGGCGTGACGACGTATTCCCAGTTGCTGTTCGACGTTGCCAGGCAACAGGTCGTCGTCGGGGCACG GGACAATCTGTACCGGCTGACGCTGAACTCGCTGACGCCGCTCGAGCACGCTTCGTGGCCCGCGCCCGACGACAAGATCAACACCTGCCAGAACAAGGGACAGAGCGTCGAGGATTGCCGCAACTACGTCAAGGTACTGCTCAGCAATGGCAAAAGCCTGTTCACCTGCGGCACCTACGCCTTCAGCCCTTGGTGCACCTGGAGAGAG ATCGAGAACATCAGCAGCGTCACCAGCGAGATGTCCGGTGTCGCCATGTGTCCTTACTCGCCGCGCGCGAACGTTACCGCGCTGCTGGCCAGGGGATCGACCGGGGGCCTGTTCACAGGAGCGCCGACCGACTTCTCCGGGGCGGACGCCGCGATCTGCAGGACCCTCGCTCCGCCGAATCTTCGCACGCATCAGTACGACTCTCG GTGGCTGAACGACCCGCAATTCGTCGGCAGCTTCGAAACCGAGGATCACGTGTACTTCTTGTTCCGAGAGTCGGCCGTCGAGTACATCAACTGCGGCAAA AAAATCTACTCGAGAATAGCGCGAGTCTGCAAGAACGACCGCGGCGGGCAGATCATGATGAGGGAAGTGTGGACTACTTTTAGCAAGGCGCGGTTGAACTGCTCCCTCCCTGGCGAGTTTCCCTTTTATTACGACGAGATTCAAGGCGCGGTCTATCATCCGGAAGAGGACACGGTTTACGCGACGTTCACCACGCCCAC CAACGGAATCGCCGGCTCAGCGATCTGCGCGTTCAACATGTCGGCCATCACCGCCAGCTTCAACGGACCCTTCAAGCACCAAGAGAATTTGGGCGCCGCCTGGGAACGCAGACCCGTCCCACACCATGACCGACAGCGATGCAGTGTCTCCGCGAACATTCTGCCTCACGAAATCATAGACAACCAGAGGTATCAGCTGATGGACGACGCCGTGCAGAGCACCACCTTGGAACCGCTTCGCACCACGATACTCGAGAGGTACACGCACATCGCGATCGACGTGACACCCACCAAGTTGCACCGCGGTGTCACCGTTCTCTACGTCGCCACGGACGTGGGCCTGATCAAGAAGATCTCGGTGCTGCCCAGAACGCGAGAGACCTGTATCGTCGAGGTGTGGGGTCCGCTGCCGTCGAACCCCACGGTGCTGCAATTCCTGAAGGACACGCAGAGCCTTTACGTCGGCACGGAAGTCGGTTTATTAAG AATACCAGCTGCTCAGTGCCATCGACATCGCAGTCGACGAGCGTGCCTGAACGCCCAGGAGCCCTACTGCGGCTGGAACGAGCACCTGATGAAGTGCGCCCCCGCCCCGAAGCAGAACCACTTGGCGAATCACTGGCACCAAGAGGTGACCAAGTGCCCGGTGCTCACGGATCCCGTGGACGGCGGTTGGGGCGCGTGGAGCCCGTGGTCACCGTGCCAACACGGCGTCGCGGAACAGTCCCGTTCGCGGTCGCATCCCCACGTGGGTCACTCTCGTTCCGAGCACGAG AACGCGGACAGCTGTCAGTGTCAGACCCGCGAATGCGACAACCCGCCGCCGCAACACGGAGGCGCCGATTGTACGGGCACCAGAGTAAGGGTGACCAACTGCACGGTTCACGGGGACTGGACGGCCTGGTCCGCTTGGTCCGCGTGTTCGCAGACCTGCGGCTTCGCTATGAAGACGCGACGGAGGTCTTGCACGAATCCGGCACCCGCTTTCGGAGGTCGCGTCTGCGTCGGACACGATCACGACGATATCGTTTGCATAGACCTCCCGCCGTGTCCGACGCCCGCCAAGGTGACGCCGCCGCCTCAGACCGGACAGTGGTCTCCTTGGGGTCCTTGGAACTCTTGTTCTCGACCCTGCAACGCCG GAATACGCATACGAAGAAGAACGTGCGAGAACCCGTCGCCGCGCAAGGGATCCACCGTCCTCGAGTGCAACGGATGCGACTTCCAG GTCGAGGACTGTAACTCGCACCAGTGCGTCGAGACGAAAAGGTACTCCGGCTGGACCCCGTGGCTGGCAGCGAACGCCAGTTTGCAGAACGGTAACGTCGGATACGTCGAGAAACGGTTTCGATTCAGCTGCCGCGCTCAGACGGACGATCCTTCGAGCGTTCGGGTGCAACTGGCCAAGGAGGAGGAGCGTTACTGCAGAAACGACGGCTCCTGTCTGCGAGGGAACGCGAACCAGAACGGATACGCGGATCTCGCGACGGAGAGCGGATGGAGCGGATGGGGCGAGTGGTCGTCGTGGAAACAATGCGATCGTCCCTGCGGCGGAGGCTCGCAGTACAGG GTCAGACAATGCGAATCGCCACCCTGCGACGGTGGTTCCTCGCTGCAAACCAGACTGTGCAACGCGCACCCGTGTCGAACGTACGCGTCCGACGGTACCGGTACAGGACCCACCACCGAAGGACAATGGTCCTGCTGGACCGACTGGTCCGAGTGCTCGGTCTCGTGCGGCTCCGGCGTCCGCACCAGAACCAGGGAGTGTTTGGGCCCGGAGAGCTGCGAGGGTCCCAGATTGGTGAGGGAAACATGCGAGATGCCGAGCTGCGAGTCGCTGCTCGGATGGGACGCCTGGTCCCGGTGGACGCCGTGCGGCGACGATCATCAGCAGCACCGGAAACGACAGTGCATTCAACGAGGACCTGGCGCGTGTCTGGGATCGAGTCGGGAAACGCGCGATTGTCTGCCGGATTGCACAGAAAATGGTAAGTGGATGGTAAATAGAAAACGCAGAAAACGTGCTAATTTGTTCTCGTTTTCAGACGTGAACGCTCTACGCTCGAGCGTGGAGCATTCGGGAGCGACGATCGGAGCGGTGGTAGGTAGCTGCGTCGTCGGATTCGTTGTCGGCTTAGCTCTGACAGCGGTTCTAAGCTTCTGCTATCTGAAACGGAGGAAGCAGCGGATTCCAGGCAGCCCGCACTACATCAGCAAGCAAAACCCCTACGTAACGGTTCCGTTGAAAGAG GTGAACGCGAAAAGACAGCCCAGCTTCTCCGGCAGCACGAACGGCACCGGAACGCTTCGCACGAAGAACAATCCGAACGTGAACGGTCTAGGTAGTCCCAAGCTGTACCCTAAGAGTCTGGACTACGAGTCGGCTACGCTGAAGCGTAACAGCCACGGCCAACAGCACGTTCGAGTCGATCTGGACCAGGACAAGTACTACTGA
- the Sema5c gene encoding semaphorin 5c isoform X3, with amino-acid sequence MRIDRCPLARLAAFTLLASIRAGDDFRSISYEDLTDTSLFQQEGVTTYSQLLFDVARQQVVVGARDNLYRLTLNSLTPLEHASWPAPDDKINTCQNKGQSVEDCRNYVKVLLSNGKSLFTCGTYAFSPWCTWREIENISSVTSEMSGVAMCPYSPRANVTALLARGSTGGLFTGAPTDFSGADAAICRTLAPPNLRTHQYDSRWLNDPQFVGSFETEDHVYFLFRESAVEYINCGKKIYSRIARVCKNDRGGQIMMREVWTTFSKARLNCSLPGEFPFYYDEIQGAVYHPEEDTVYATFTTPTNGIAGSAICAFNMSAITASFNGPFKHQENLGAAWERRPVPHHDRQRCSVSANILPHEIIDNQRYQLMDDAVQSTTLEPLRTTILERYTHIAIDVTPTKLHRGVTVLYVATDVGLIKKISVLPRTRETCIVEVWGPLPSNPTVLQFLKDTQSLYVGTEVGLLRIPAAQCHRHRSRRACLNAQEPYCGWNEHLMKCAPAPKQNHLANHWHQEVTKCPVLTDPVDGGWGAWSPWSPCQHGVAEQSRSRSHPHVGHSRSEHENADSCQCQTRECDNPPPQHGGADCTGTRVRVTNCTVHGDWTAWSAWSACSQTCGFAMKTRRRSCTNPAPAFGGRVCVGHDHDDIVCIDLPPCPTPAKVTPPPQTGQWSPWGPWNSCSRPCNAGIRIRRRTCENPSPRKGSTVLECNGCDFQVEDCNSHQCVETKRYSGWTPWLAANASLQNGNVGYVEKRFRFSCRAQTDDPSSVRVQLAKEEERYCRNDGSCLRGNANQNGYADLATESGWSGWGEWSSWKQCDRPCGGGSQYRVRQCESPPCDGGSSLQTRLCNAHPCRTYASDGTGTGPTTEGQWSCWTDWSECSVSCGSGVRTRTRECLGPESCEGPRLVRETCEMPSCESLLGWDAWSRWTPCGDDHQQHRKRQCIQRGPGACLGSSRETRDCLPDCTENGKWMVNRKRRKRANLFSFSDVNALRSSVEHSGATIGAVVGSCVVGFVVGLALTAVLSFCYLKRRKQRIPGSPHYISKQNPYVTVPLKEVNAKRQPSFSGSTNGTGTLRTKNNPNVNGLGSPKLYPKSLDYESATLKRNSHGQQHVRVDLDQDKYY; translated from the exons ATCTGACGGACACTAGCCTGTTCCAACAGGAGGGCGTGACGACGTATTCCCAGTTGCTGTTCGACGTTGCCAGGCAACAGGTCGTCGTCGGGGCACG GGACAATCTGTACCGGCTGACGCTGAACTCGCTGACGCCGCTCGAGCACGCTTCGTGGCCCGCGCCCGACGACAAGATCAACACCTGCCAGAACAAGGGACAGAGCGTCGAGGATTGCCGCAACTACGTCAAGGTACTGCTCAGCAATGGCAAAAGCCTGTTCACCTGCGGCACCTACGCCTTCAGCCCTTGGTGCACCTGGAGAGAG ATCGAGAACATCAGCAGCGTCACCAGCGAGATGTCCGGTGTCGCCATGTGTCCTTACTCGCCGCGCGCGAACGTTACCGCGCTGCTGGCCAGGGGATCGACCGGGGGCCTGTTCACAGGAGCGCCGACCGACTTCTCCGGGGCGGACGCCGCGATCTGCAGGACCCTCGCTCCGCCGAATCTTCGCACGCATCAGTACGACTCTCG GTGGCTGAACGACCCGCAATTCGTCGGCAGCTTCGAAACCGAGGATCACGTGTACTTCTTGTTCCGAGAGTCGGCCGTCGAGTACATCAACTGCGGCAAA AAAATCTACTCGAGAATAGCGCGAGTCTGCAAGAACGACCGCGGCGGGCAGATCATGATGAGGGAAGTGTGGACTACTTTTAGCAAGGCGCGGTTGAACTGCTCCCTCCCTGGCGAGTTTCCCTTTTATTACGACGAGATTCAAGGCGCGGTCTATCATCCGGAAGAGGACACGGTTTACGCGACGTTCACCACGCCCAC CAACGGAATCGCCGGCTCAGCGATCTGCGCGTTCAACATGTCGGCCATCACCGCCAGCTTCAACGGACCCTTCAAGCACCAAGAGAATTTGGGCGCCGCCTGGGAACGCAGACCCGTCCCACACCATGACCGACAGCGATGCAGTGTCTCCGCGAACATTCTGCCTCACGAAATCATAGACAACCAGAGGTATCAGCTGATGGACGACGCCGTGCAGAGCACCACCTTGGAACCGCTTCGCACCACGATACTCGAGAGGTACACGCACATCGCGATCGACGTGACACCCACCAAGTTGCACCGCGGTGTCACCGTTCTCTACGTCGCCACGGACGTGGGCCTGATCAAGAAGATCTCGGTGCTGCCCAGAACGCGAGAGACCTGTATCGTCGAGGTGTGGGGTCCGCTGCCGTCGAACCCCACGGTGCTGCAATTCCTGAAGGACACGCAGAGCCTTTACGTCGGCACGGAAGTCGGTTTATTAAG AATACCAGCTGCTCAGTGCCATCGACATCGCAGTCGACGAGCGTGCCTGAACGCCCAGGAGCCCTACTGCGGCTGGAACGAGCACCTGATGAAGTGCGCCCCCGCCCCGAAGCAGAACCACTTGGCGAATCACTGGCACCAAGAGGTGACCAAGTGCCCGGTGCTCACGGATCCCGTGGACGGCGGTTGGGGCGCGTGGAGCCCGTGGTCACCGTGCCAACACGGCGTCGCGGAACAGTCCCGTTCGCGGTCGCATCCCCACGTGGGTCACTCTCGTTCCGAGCACGAG AACGCGGACAGCTGTCAGTGTCAGACCCGCGAATGCGACAACCCGCCGCCGCAACACGGAGGCGCCGATTGTACGGGCACCAGAGTAAGGGTGACCAACTGCACGGTTCACGGGGACTGGACGGCCTGGTCCGCTTGGTCCGCGTGTTCGCAGACCTGCGGCTTCGCTATGAAGACGCGACGGAGGTCTTGCACGAATCCGGCACCCGCTTTCGGAGGTCGCGTCTGCGTCGGACACGATCACGACGATATCGTTTGCATAGACCTCCCGCCGTGTCCGACGCCCGCCAAGGTGACGCCGCCGCCTCAGACCGGACAGTGGTCTCCTTGGGGTCCTTGGAACTCTTGTTCTCGACCCTGCAACGCCG GAATACGCATACGAAGAAGAACGTGCGAGAACCCGTCGCCGCGCAAGGGATCCACCGTCCTCGAGTGCAACGGATGCGACTTCCAG GTCGAGGACTGTAACTCGCACCAGTGCGTCGAGACGAAAAGGTACTCCGGCTGGACCCCGTGGCTGGCAGCGAACGCCAGTTTGCAGAACGGTAACGTCGGATACGTCGAGAAACGGTTTCGATTCAGCTGCCGCGCTCAGACGGACGATCCTTCGAGCGTTCGGGTGCAACTGGCCAAGGAGGAGGAGCGTTACTGCAGAAACGACGGCTCCTGTCTGCGAGGGAACGCGAACCAGAACGGATACGCGGATCTCGCGACGGAGAGCGGATGGAGCGGATGGGGCGAGTGGTCGTCGTGGAAACAATGCGATCGTCCCTGCGGCGGAGGCTCGCAGTACAGG GTCAGACAATGCGAATCGCCACCCTGCGACGGTGGTTCCTCGCTGCAAACCAGACTGTGCAACGCGCACCCGTGTCGAACGTACGCGTCCGACGGTACCGGTACAGGACCCACCACCGAAGGACAATGGTCCTGCTGGACCGACTGGTCCGAGTGCTCGGTCTCGTGCGGCTCCGGCGTCCGCACCAGAACCAGGGAGTGTTTGGGCCCGGAGAGCTGCGAGGGTCCCAGATTGGTGAGGGAAACATGCGAGATGCCGAGCTGCGAGTCGCTGCTCGGATGGGACGCCTGGTCCCGGTGGACGCCGTGCGGCGACGATCATCAGCAGCACCGGAAACGACAGTGCATTCAACGAGGACCTGGCGCGTGTCTGGGATCGAGTCGGGAAACGCGCGATTGTCTGCCGGATTGCACAGAAAATGGTAAGTGGATGGTAAATAGAAAACGCAGAAAACGTGCTAATTTGTTCTCGTTTTCAGACGTGAACGCTCTACGCTCGAGCGTGGAGCATTCGGGAGCGACGATCGGAGCGGTGGTAGGTAGCTGCGTCGTCGGATTCGTTGTCGGCTTAGCTCTGACAGCGGTTCTAAGCTTCTGCTATCTGAAACGGAGGAAGCAGCGGATTCCAGGCAGCCCGCACTACATCAGCAAGCAAAACCCCTACGTAACGGTTCCGTTGAAAGAG GTGAACGCGAAAAGACAGCCCAGCTTCTCCGGCAGCACGAACGGCACCGGAACGCTTCGCACGAAGAACAATCCGAACGTGAACGGTCTAGGTAGTCCCAAGCTGTACCCTAAGAGTCTGGACTACGAGTCGGCTACGCTGAAGCGTAACAGCCACGGCCAACAGCACGTTCGAGTCGATCTGGACCAGGACAAGTACTACTGA
- the Sema5c gene encoding semaphorin 5c isoform X2 yields MPSRYPRETTDRRTTCFLSIRRRSVRRGRVDEPVPAKIGRLESPMRIDRCPLARLAAFTLLASIRAGDDFRSISYEDLTDTSLFQQEGVTTYSQLLFDVARQQVVVGARDNLYRLTLNSLTPLEHASWPAPDDKINTCQNKGQSVEDCRNYVKVLLSNGKSLFTCGTYAFSPWCTWREIENISSVTSEMSGVAMCPYSPRANVTALLARGSTGGLFTGAPTDFSGADAAICRTLAPPNLRTHQYDSRWLNDPQFVGSFETEDHVYFLFRESAVEYINCGKKIYSRIARVCKNDRGGQIMMREVWTTFSKARLNCSLPGEFPFYYDEIQGAVYHPEEDTVYATFTTPTNGIAGSAICAFNMSAITASFNGPFKHQENLGAAWERRPVPHHDRQRCSVSANILPHEIIDNQRYQLMDDAVQSTTLEPLRTTILERYTHIAIDVTPTKLHRGVTVLYVATDVGLIKKISVLPRTRETCIVEVWGPLPSNPTVLQFLKDTQSLYVGTEVGLLRIPAAQCHRHRSRRACLNAQEPYCGWNEHLMKCAPAPKQNHLANHWHQEVTKCPVLTDPVDGGWGAWSPWSPCQHGVAEQSRSRSHPHVGHSRSEHENADSCQCQTRECDNPPPQHGGADCTGTRVRVTNCTVHGDWTAWSAWSACSQTCGFAMKTRRRSCTNPAPAFGGRVCVGHDHDDIVCIDLPPCPTPAKVTPPPQTGQWSPWGPWNSCSRPCNAGIRIRRRTCENPSPRKGSTVLECNGCDFQVEDCNSHQCVETKRYSGWTPWLAANASLQNGNVGYVEKRFRFSCRAQTDDPSSVRVQLAKEEERYCRNDGSCLRGNANQNGYADLATESGWSGWGEWSSWKQCDRPCGGGSQYRVRQCESPPCDGGSSLQTRLCNAHPCRTYASDGTGTGPTTEGQWSCWTDWSECSVSCGSGVRTRTRECLGPESCEGPRLVRETCEMPSCESLLGWDAWSRWTPCGDDHQQHRKRQCIQRGPGACLGSSRETRDCLPDCTENDVNALRSSVEHSGATIGAVVGSCVVGFVVGLALTAVLSFCYLKRRKQRIPGSPHYISKQNPYVTVPLKEVNAKRQPSFSGSTNGTGTLRTKNNPNVNGLGSPKLYPKSLDYESATLKRNSHGQQHVRVDLDQDKYY; encoded by the exons ATCTGACGGACACTAGCCTGTTCCAACAGGAGGGCGTGACGACGTATTCCCAGTTGCTGTTCGACGTTGCCAGGCAACAGGTCGTCGTCGGGGCACG GGACAATCTGTACCGGCTGACGCTGAACTCGCTGACGCCGCTCGAGCACGCTTCGTGGCCCGCGCCCGACGACAAGATCAACACCTGCCAGAACAAGGGACAGAGCGTCGAGGATTGCCGCAACTACGTCAAGGTACTGCTCAGCAATGGCAAAAGCCTGTTCACCTGCGGCACCTACGCCTTCAGCCCTTGGTGCACCTGGAGAGAG ATCGAGAACATCAGCAGCGTCACCAGCGAGATGTCCGGTGTCGCCATGTGTCCTTACTCGCCGCGCGCGAACGTTACCGCGCTGCTGGCCAGGGGATCGACCGGGGGCCTGTTCACAGGAGCGCCGACCGACTTCTCCGGGGCGGACGCCGCGATCTGCAGGACCCTCGCTCCGCCGAATCTTCGCACGCATCAGTACGACTCTCG GTGGCTGAACGACCCGCAATTCGTCGGCAGCTTCGAAACCGAGGATCACGTGTACTTCTTGTTCCGAGAGTCGGCCGTCGAGTACATCAACTGCGGCAAA AAAATCTACTCGAGAATAGCGCGAGTCTGCAAGAACGACCGCGGCGGGCAGATCATGATGAGGGAAGTGTGGACTACTTTTAGCAAGGCGCGGTTGAACTGCTCCCTCCCTGGCGAGTTTCCCTTTTATTACGACGAGATTCAAGGCGCGGTCTATCATCCGGAAGAGGACACGGTTTACGCGACGTTCACCACGCCCAC CAACGGAATCGCCGGCTCAGCGATCTGCGCGTTCAACATGTCGGCCATCACCGCCAGCTTCAACGGACCCTTCAAGCACCAAGAGAATTTGGGCGCCGCCTGGGAACGCAGACCCGTCCCACACCATGACCGACAGCGATGCAGTGTCTCCGCGAACATTCTGCCTCACGAAATCATAGACAACCAGAGGTATCAGCTGATGGACGACGCCGTGCAGAGCACCACCTTGGAACCGCTTCGCACCACGATACTCGAGAGGTACACGCACATCGCGATCGACGTGACACCCACCAAGTTGCACCGCGGTGTCACCGTTCTCTACGTCGCCACGGACGTGGGCCTGATCAAGAAGATCTCGGTGCTGCCCAGAACGCGAGAGACCTGTATCGTCGAGGTGTGGGGTCCGCTGCCGTCGAACCCCACGGTGCTGCAATTCCTGAAGGACACGCAGAGCCTTTACGTCGGCACGGAAGTCGGTTTATTAAG AATACCAGCTGCTCAGTGCCATCGACATCGCAGTCGACGAGCGTGCCTGAACGCCCAGGAGCCCTACTGCGGCTGGAACGAGCACCTGATGAAGTGCGCCCCCGCCCCGAAGCAGAACCACTTGGCGAATCACTGGCACCAAGAGGTGACCAAGTGCCCGGTGCTCACGGATCCCGTGGACGGCGGTTGGGGCGCGTGGAGCCCGTGGTCACCGTGCCAACACGGCGTCGCGGAACAGTCCCGTTCGCGGTCGCATCCCCACGTGGGTCACTCTCGTTCCGAGCACGAG AACGCGGACAGCTGTCAGTGTCAGACCCGCGAATGCGACAACCCGCCGCCGCAACACGGAGGCGCCGATTGTACGGGCACCAGAGTAAGGGTGACCAACTGCACGGTTCACGGGGACTGGACGGCCTGGTCCGCTTGGTCCGCGTGTTCGCAGACCTGCGGCTTCGCTATGAAGACGCGACGGAGGTCTTGCACGAATCCGGCACCCGCTTTCGGAGGTCGCGTCTGCGTCGGACACGATCACGACGATATCGTTTGCATAGACCTCCCGCCGTGTCCGACGCCCGCCAAGGTGACGCCGCCGCCTCAGACCGGACAGTGGTCTCCTTGGGGTCCTTGGAACTCTTGTTCTCGACCCTGCAACGCCG GAATACGCATACGAAGAAGAACGTGCGAGAACCCGTCGCCGCGCAAGGGATCCACCGTCCTCGAGTGCAACGGATGCGACTTCCAG GTCGAGGACTGTAACTCGCACCAGTGCGTCGAGACGAAAAGGTACTCCGGCTGGACCCCGTGGCTGGCAGCGAACGCCAGTTTGCAGAACGGTAACGTCGGATACGTCGAGAAACGGTTTCGATTCAGCTGCCGCGCTCAGACGGACGATCCTTCGAGCGTTCGGGTGCAACTGGCCAAGGAGGAGGAGCGTTACTGCAGAAACGACGGCTCCTGTCTGCGAGGGAACGCGAACCAGAACGGATACGCGGATCTCGCGACGGAGAGCGGATGGAGCGGATGGGGCGAGTGGTCGTCGTGGAAACAATGCGATCGTCCCTGCGGCGGAGGCTCGCAGTACAGG GTCAGACAATGCGAATCGCCACCCTGCGACGGTGGTTCCTCGCTGCAAACCAGACTGTGCAACGCGCACCCGTGTCGAACGTACGCGTCCGACGGTACCGGTACAGGACCCACCACCGAAGGACAATGGTCCTGCTGGACCGACTGGTCCGAGTGCTCGGTCTCGTGCGGCTCCGGCGTCCGCACCAGAACCAGGGAGTGTTTGGGCCCGGAGAGCTGCGAGGGTCCCAGATTGGTGAGGGAAACATGCGAGATGCCGAGCTGCGAGTCGCTGCTCGGATGGGACGCCTGGTCCCGGTGGACGCCGTGCGGCGACGATCATCAGCAGCACCGGAAACGACAGTGCATTCAACGAGGACCTGGCGCGTGTCTGGGATCGAGTCGGGAAACGCGCGATTGTCTGCCGGATTGCACAGAAAATG ACGTGAACGCTCTACGCTCGAGCGTGGAGCATTCGGGAGCGACGATCGGAGCGGTGGTAGGTAGCTGCGTCGTCGGATTCGTTGTCGGCTTAGCTCTGACAGCGGTTCTAAGCTTCTGCTATCTGAAACGGAGGAAGCAGCGGATTCCAGGCAGCCCGCACTACATCAGCAAGCAAAACCCCTACGTAACGGTTCCGTTGAAAGAG GTGAACGCGAAAAGACAGCCCAGCTTCTCCGGCAGCACGAACGGCACCGGAACGCTTCGCACGAAGAACAATCCGAACGTGAACGGTCTAGGTAGTCCCAAGCTGTACCCTAAGAGTCTGGACTACGAGTCGGCTACGCTGAAGCGTAACAGCCACGGCCAACAGCACGTTCGAGTCGATCTGGACCAGGACAAGTACTACTGA